The DNA window tcgaggagcttacgactgaagacttgaaggagttggaggcaatgcagttgaccatcattcaagaggaGCACAGCTCTTGTAGAAAAATGCACATTCTTGTGCATTTTATTgtgttgtatattatatgaattgtttggttgtggtaaatttcttatgtttaaattgtttgttcgggaatggtttggttcttttattttgaaaagcaaatgcatctacttagcataccttaaactacctcttgggacaattttaaagcaggaaacaagccattcttgagcgatgtattttaagttttaccaggttgttcgctgctggacacaagactgggaaaaccgttgtcggtggtgaatgatctgaagaaggcagtatgaagaggccagcgtaagaagcgcagcaaggcagttttctcctgaatttgaattaattttttggcagccaaggacaatggctgtcattcattagtgtaagatcggtggctctggacttagccgctcatggatcacgtcatcgtctgaccaccttatacgactcaagagctcaaatagaagactaccatcaacacctctaccttcgtcactgcttttctatggacctaagagactggctatatgttgaggtaaggtttgcattaagtacgatgcatttgcttagtgaactttcaactatagttacggttttataaccttttgtcttgcaaccaaactcatatatatataataaagtctgaagggtctccttttaagttttaaatttgatcttgacatttatattaggatattcaaatcgtttattgatctaggttttgtattttccataggttaatattaaaagttcgtttgttttgtaagatttcgcatatatgcacattgttatgtttgtagcccctgacgtttccaatttataatgtttcatgctatgggttacagatccttcggatgtttcgaaaattgaggggtaatagtgcggaccaaatgcaggttctctggcggagagagagaaagtccacgctaagtttgtccgagaattgaactgatcaggatcaccatattcgccagtcattcttcggattgtaaattgtcataaatttaccgtttaattgtaaattaaattaatttttttatgacttataattttgcttctccttaatttatgttacattgccctctcataAAATGCTTTTCGAaaatggcgacgaggatgggattggtTGCGAGGTTCATTATTGCCTTGAGTATGTTTTTCTTGAATTTCCGTGAGTTGGTTACGTTCCAGAGTCCCGTATCTTAATATTTCACTGTATTGCTTTAAGTTTTAAAATTGTTCGTTAAATTCTTAGAAAAATGCCGCCGAAGAGCATTTCGCGTAGTTTTCGTTCAGCCCTTAGGCAACAAGTTACCAAGAAGTGTAATTTCATAGAAAGGTTTGTTTCTTCGATGTCTGTAAGCGATGCTAACGAGCATATGAACATGTTGgttgaccttaaagaaaaacttgacaAAGTGAATAACGAGGTTTTGAAGGAAATTTGGGATAGCGCAGATGAAGATGACAACGGCGATGAATTGGTGAGTGAGGAAATGGATACTTGGTTCGTTTATGACGATCGTTTGAGTAAgtgtctctctctccttaagaccgCGGTGTCACTTTCGCCCGGAAACCTTTCCGATCGTTCGCGTTCTGAAATTTCACAGCTTAAATTACCTGAACTACCTTTACCGACATTTGGTAATCGAGAAGGTGAAGATATTTCGAAGTTTTTGCGAGAGTTCGAAGCAACTATTGATAAGTATGATCTTAGTACTCACGTTAAATTTACTCTTCTTACGAGACAGCTTTCAGGTGACTCGCTTAAACTGGTAAACTCATTAGATTGTAGCAACCGTTCGTATGAAGAAGCTAAGAAATTATTACAGAAAGCGTTTGCAGACACTTTGTCTCAACAATATAGGGTTATTAAGCAGTTATCGGAGTTGAAGCTAACGTATCAGAGTGATCCGTATGACTTTATCAGTAATATGAGAATAATTTGTAATCAATTTGAGGCTTTAAGCATAGATCAAAacatagttttacagtatttcatatggAATGGGTTTAATGACTGTTTCAAGAATCAGTTAATGCATATTACTGGCTCGAATAAGCCCTCGTTGCAGCAAATAGATGAACATATCTTTACTGCTTTGGAAAGATATAGAAACATATCCAAGAAATTTAATGTGAAACAAGGTAATCTTGAGAAAAAGGTTGTGCCCAACTCAAATTGTTTAGCTTCTGCCGTTGTTAATGTTGAGAAGTCTAAAGTTAAAGAATGTTCTCTATGTTTAGCAGACAATAAAGGAGACATTGATCACCCAATTTTTAAGTGTTCAGTTTATGTAACTCCACAGagtaaaattgaaaaactaaaacaattGAATTTTTGTACAAACTGTACTTACGATTCTCATAAAACTTCAGATTGCAGGTTTAAATTTAACCGAAAATGTAAACATTGTGACAAGTGGCATTTCAGCTATCTTTGTAAATTTCGTAAAGACCCAAAAAGTACTGCTAATAACCTTAAGAATGATTCAGATAACCAAGAAGTGACTAATCAAACGGCAAAGGGGAATTGTAAAGAGAAATCGAACTCTaattctgttgtttctaatttaaCTTGGTCTGATTTAGGAGTTTTAAGAATCTCTTGTAACCCGGTGACTGCTATGCCTTCCTTTTCACTGAATGACAATGGGGATCGAGGTATAAAGGATTCAGGAAGTCAAGTAACTTTCGTTGAGGAAGATTGGGCTAAGAGTATGCAATTTGAAGTTGTTGACCCGAATTATTCTTTGGTGGTGAATGGTATTAATTCTTCAAAGCCGTTAGCCACTGTAGTATACAAGGTAAAGTTGAATGATGATTATTTTACTGCTATTGCCATGAagtctattaatttgaaattagttttgccaGGTATCTCTGAAGTAGCTCAAGTATTTAAGGATAAGGGCTATGTATTAGCCGACAAAACTTTGCATATGTCTGGGGACAAAGTTGAAGATATAAAATTACTCTTGGGAAATGATAACTCTCATTTAGTACCACAGAAGGATGTGCTGTTTGGAGGTAGTTCTGAAGTGATTCCCTCTGTTTACTTAGAATCACCCTTAGGAGTGATGCTTGTAGGTGATATTGAAAGGTATAAGCAAAATCTAACTCTATTACCAGACCGGATAAAGCATTCTTCTGAAGTTTGTGCAAAGGGTGAGGGTCCCCTTGAAGTTGATAGTAATTTGAATATGGATGGATTGTTCTTAGATTCGGTAGAGGAATTCAAGTTCCCTGCTTGtgctaatatttctgttttaaataagGGTCAGATTGTTGAAGCTGAACTCGAGAGAGCAGCAGAAGAAATTCTTTCCTCAAAGCCAGAAAGTTTTTCGCACAGTGATTCTAACTTATATGACGAAGACTTTACTGAGGAGAACAGGAAAGTAGTAGAATTTGCTTTAGAAAATACTTGTAGAGATCGTGAtggaaggttagttatgcctctgttgtggaatgggaaagtagctcatttgcttggtaagaatcaaaatctttcaaaagcaatattaaaatcaaattttaagaaatttagcaAAAAGGATAATGCTTTTCAAATGATTGACGAGGTTTTTAAAGAACAGGAACAGCTAGGCATTATAGAGAGAGTATCTAACTTGGAGCAATTCTTGGAGGAAAACCCTCAACATAGCTTCCTGCCGCACATGCCAGTGTTCAAGATGGACCGAGAGTCTACAAAATGCCGTAATGTATTTTTGTCAAATTTGTGTGAATCTGACAAAGATAAACCTTTAACTCTATCTCATAATCAAACAATTTTTGCTGGTCCttgtttgaataagaaaatttctacttctattttacagctaagatttaatgaaaaattgttatgttttgatataaaaaaggcATTTCTGATGATTAAGTTGGTGCCTTCAGATCAAAGTAGGTTACTCTTTTATTGGTATAGGAACGTATGTAAAAAGGACTATTCcttaattgtttataaacattgcagacttccatttggtttgccatgtagtccaactttattaatgttagcactttataaaattttgatgttggatgtccaaggtgacaatattgatgtaaaggaattgAAGACAGAGTTATATAACTTAGCTTACATGGATAACTTGGCTTACACGACCAATGATATAGACAGGTTGAAATGGGTTTATGAGAAACTTgacagtatattttctccctataaatTTGAATTGCAGCAGTTCATAACCAATGATGACTCTCTGCAGCAACAGGTAGATGAAGATAAGGAAAAGACTCCTGCAAAAGTAAAATTGCTTGGTTTGCTTTGGGACAGAAACAGTGATACTCTTTCGGCAAGCAAGTTGGTACTTGATAAGGATGCAACGACCAAAAGACAAATATTAAGTTCTATTGCAGCCAATTTTGATGTGTTCTCATTTTATGGTCCTTTATTAAACAGGGCTAGATTATTTATGCACTCGCTACAATGCAGGAAAGAAGTTGGATGGGACGATAGACTCTCTGGTGAGGAGCTACGAGAATGGTCTAATATTTGCAAGCAAGTAAATGGTGTTCCTGAAATTGCAGTGAAGAGATTTGTTGGTCGCAGGAATGATCCTTTCCAAATTATTGCTTTTTGTGATTCTAGCAAGCTAATATATGGAGTTGTGCTCTTTATCAAGAACTTGCGAACAAAGGAGATAAGTTTCCTTCtgtcaaaaaatagaataattggacGCCAGTTAGAGCTAAAGTCTatcccttctcttgaatttcaatcTCTCTTGCTTGGTACGGAAACTATTGTTGACATTTATAAGGAACTTAGTGGTTCAGAGTGTGTCTCCCCCATAAACATTACAAAATTGGTAGTTTTCTCAGATAGTGCAGTTGCACTGAATTGGTTAAATTCTCGAACAAATaggtttgataaattaaaaaaactaagtatttttgttatgaataggTTGCAAAGAATAGAGAATCTATGTGAAACGGTCCCTGTGACTTTCAAATTTTGTGCAGGTATGATAAATCCTGCAGATTGTACTACCAGGTCATTGTCATATAAGAGGTTGATAAAATCAAATTTCTTCACAGGACCTGATACTATTCATGATATCTTGGAAGATGACAGTTTGGATGTAACGATCCCAAATCCTTTAACCAATGTACTTGAAGTTTCAGAAGGCCACTGTGAGATAGGGAGTGTGACTGAGCCAGAGATGGGAGGCATTTTGAATTCTACAGTTGGAAATTTCGATTGGCTTCATTTGATTTCGGTCTACAAACATGTACTGACATTCATAAACAATGTCAAACGGAAGTTAAAGAACAAATCTGGCAAGTATGACCATTTTGAGGTTTTCAGTAATGATGAAATTTCTTTGAATGCATGGCAACTGATGATTTTGCAAGATCAACGCCAAAATTTTccggatgtttttaaatatttcggagaaaggaaccctaaaattagggatatgcctaacatagtaagtcaactaaatttattcattgaaaagaaatctggtttactaagagttaaaagtaaatttcataagtGGAGAGACGGTAGTTATGTATTCCCCATTCTTTTGGCCAAAAACAGTAAATTGActgaagaaattattagaaattttcatgTTAAGTTAGCTCATTCTGGAATATATGCCACATTATCTGAGGCTAGGAAACAATTTTGGATTCCTTGCAGTTTTTCTACTGTAAAGAAAGTCTTGAAAAAGTGTTCACTGCCGTAGATTTAACGGTAGAACTATAAAGTTAAATCAGTCCCCTTATAGAGAATTTAGGGGTTCTCCTCCAACCATACCTTACAGGTATATTTTCATTGACTATTTTGGACCTTACTGGGTATATTGGATGGGTAAGAAATCAAAGGTATGGATATTATGTATCACCTGTTTATGGTCCAGAGCCATAAATCTTAAGGTTTGTGTAGACCTTTCGGTGATATCCTTTTTGCGAGCACTTCAGCTCCATTGTTTCGAGTTTGGGGTGCCTGAACTCTGTTTAAGTGACCAAGGTTCACAGCTAACTTCAGGTGCTAGAACCGTTGAGAATTTTTTAAGTGATAAGGATACACAATCCTATTTCAGGGAGAACAACATAAAACCTTTGAGCTTTCAGCAGTACTATAAAGGCCACAGTGAACTTGGATCTTTAGTGGAATCTTGTGTTAAGATGGTCAAAAGGCTTATTGAAGGCTCTATTCGGAATATGGTCCTCGAATATTTAGATTTTGACTTTGCTGtacaaaatattgtacatatagTAAACCGTCGACCAATTGCCTTTAAAGAATATTTGCGAAACTATGATGGGACTGAACCTGTACCATCTCCTATAACTCCAGAGATTTTAGTTAAAGGTCATGaattgaattccttaaatattattccccatttacatcctttacctagggcagatgatacttgggttcctgatatatctcccatttcccatgtgaaggacagccacaggaagttacgaaaggctagggaaagtataatagagatatataataaagaatttgttgtgcaGCTGGTGAATCAAGCCACTGACAAACGCAGTAGATACCAACCTGTTAATCATAAACTATTAGAAGTTGGAGACATTGTTCTCATTAAAGAACCCCTTCTTAAACCTACTAATTTTCCAATGGGTATTGTCAAAGAGATAAAACTGAACTCTTTAGGTGAAGTAACGGGTGCAACAGTACTCAAAGGAAAAAgtagggaagagactaaaaggcacGTTTCATCCTTGATTCCATTGCTCTATAAACGGGAATATGAGGCTAAATTTAACGATAAAGCACAATCGCCATGTGAGGATAAACTGAGCAAGGAAGATGAGGTTAAGGAGAGACCCAAGAGGCGAGCTGCCATGATTGGGAAAGATAAGGTAAAGAAACTATTGGATGACAGTCTAGCGTGATCTTTGATCGCtatattgtaattcaattttttcctagaaaaattgaatcccctcgcgggagtgtagaaaaatgcacattcTTGTGCATTTTATTgtgttgtatattatatgaattgtttggttgtggtaaatttcttatgtttaaattgtttgttcgggaatggtttggttcttttattttgaaaagcaaatgcatctacttagcataccttaaactacctcttgggacaattttaaagcaggaaacaagccattcttgagcgatgtattttaagttttaccaggttgttcgctgctggacacaagactgggaaaaccgttgtcggtggtgaatgatctgaagaaggcagtatgaagaggccagcgtaagaagcgcagcaaggcagttttctcctgaatttgaattaattttttggcagccaaggacaatggctgtcattcattagtgtaagatcggtggctctggacttagccgctcatggatcacgtcatcgtctgaccaccttatacgactcaagagctcaaatagaagactaccatcaacacctctaccttcgtcactgcttttctatggacctaagagactggctatatgttgaggtaaggtttgcattaagtacgatgcatttgcttagtgaactttcaactatagttacggttttataaccttttgtcttgcaaccaaactcatatatatataataaagtctgaagggtctccttttaagttttaaatttgatcttgacatttatattaggatattcaaatcgtttattgatctaggttttgtattttccataggttaatattaaaagttcgtttgttttgtaagatttcgcatatatgcacattgttatgtttgtagcccctgacgtttccaatttataatgtttcatgctatgggttacagatccttcggatgtttcgaaaattgaggggtaatagtgcggaccaaatgcaggttctctggcggagagagagaaagtccacgctaagtttgtccgagaattgaactgatcaggatcaccatattcgccagtcattcttcggattgtaaattgtcataaatttaccgtttaattgtaaattaaattaatttttttatgacttataattttgcttctccttaatttatgttacattgccctctcataAAATGCTTTTCGAaaagctctagtggtggcgaggacgggggggggggggggagactgaagaaacaacatcggcagaaataagggaagatatcggttggtatgaaaaccttacgagtttcattgaaaaaaaacacccagaaaaacttcccACAGGTCGTCTtttggagagtgttaatgacaagtgtttgagtcattttagaaatatgttgaggaatcctCAGAAAcaggcttttttgggctcaagccatgtcgtcctgatggaaggttccttcagtagcttcctttgggtatatatgactaccataaatattcctagagaattaaactaaaagtttcacagaattctaacttctggcgcgagtaccctaaaggtttccctcttggatatcgtatttcaacaggggacgcatgcattaacacgccacatggctatctgcaccccacgtagcgtttacgcttcgagggggaaaggtggcgaggtaactgaggagccgttccaaagttacccttccttcgttactgttacggtactcgcaaagTAAACAAaacgtccgccatactgtgtgacgtcacgtccgtccttattccttgtctggtagcttccaacatcgtttgtttgttcccagtgatcatCGTTTATCTTGTGCATCCTTTGCCATGTCTCAACCTTTTGCCTCgccgccttctggaaagttgagtaccaggttattgtattgtttaaataagctctggccgttaaGTAacaattttttacgctaaaatcttgtgttttgtggcggagctgtgccttgcccggatgcgctattttatgacgctgctgttcgcctcgcatgctttatttagttagccagaacagtctTCCTGGCcgtataactaattaaatatcattagttatttagtcttcattgctaggaattagttatattatgcc is part of the Palaemon carinicauda isolate YSFRI2023 chromosome 15, ASM3689809v2, whole genome shotgun sequence genome and encodes:
- the LOC137654621 gene encoding LOW QUALITY PROTEIN: uncharacterized protein (The sequence of the model RefSeq protein was modified relative to this genomic sequence to represent the inferred CDS: inserted 2 bases in 1 codon), with the protein product MPPKSISRSFRSALRQQVTKKCNFIERFVSSMSVSDANEHMNMLVDLKEKLDKVNNEVLKEIWDSADEDDNGDELVSEEMDTWFVYDDRLSKCLSLLKTAVSLSPGNLSDRSRSEISQLKLPELPLPTFGNREGEDISKFLREFEATIDKYDLSTHVKFTLLTRQLSGDSLKLVNSLDCSNRSYEEAKKLLQKAFADTLSQQYRVIKQLSELKLTYQSDPYDFISNMRIICNQFEALSIDQNIVLQYFIWNGFNDCFKNQLMHITGSNKPSLQQIDEHIFTALERYRNISKKFNVKQGNLEKKVVPNSNCLASAVVNVEKSKVKECSLCLADNKGDIDHPIFKCSVYVTPQSKIEKLKQLNFCTNCTYDSHKTSDCRFKFNRKCKHCDKWHFSYLCKFRKDPKSTANNLKNDSDNQEVTNQTAKGNCKEKSNSNSVVSNLTWSDLGVLRISCNPVTAMPSFSLNDNGDRGIKDSGSQVTFVEEDWAKSMQFEVVDPNYSLVVNGINSSKPLATVVYKVKLNDDYFTAIAMKSINLKLVLPGISEVAQVFKDKGYVLADKTLHMSGDKVEDIKLLLGNDNSHLVPQKDVLFGGSSEVIPSVYLESPLGVMLVGDIERYKQNLTLLPDRIKHSSEVCAKGEGPLEVDSNLNMDGLFLDSVEEFKFPACANISVLNKGQIVEAELERAAEEILSSKPESFSHSDSNLYDEDFTEENRKVVEFALENTCRDRDGRLVMPLLWNGKVAHLLGKNQNLSKAILKSNFKKFSKKDNAFQMIDEVFKEQEQLGIIERVSNLEQFLEENPQHSFLPHMPVFKMDRESTKCRNVFLSNLCESDKDKPLTLSHNQTIFAGPCLNKKISTSILQLRFNEKLLCFDIKKAFLMIKLVPSDQSRLLFYWYRNVCKKDYSLIVYKHCRLPFGLPCSPTLLMLALYKILMLDVQGDNIDVKELKTELYNLAYMDNLAYTTNDIDRLKWVYEKLDSIFSPYKFELQQFITNDDSLQQQVDEDKEKTPAKVKLLGLLWDRNSDTLSASKLVLDKDATTKRQILSSIAANFDVFSFYGPLLNRARLFMHSLQCRKEVGWDDRLSGEELREWSNICKQVNGVPEIAVKRFVGRRNDPFQIIAFCDSSKLIYGVVLFIKNLRTKEISFLLSKNRIIGRQLELKSIPSLEFQSLLLGTETIVDIYKELSGSECVSPINITKLVVFSDSAVALNWLNSRTNRFDKLKKLSIFVMNRLQRIENLCETVPVTFKFCAGMINPADCTTRSLSYKRLIKSNFFTGPDTIHDILEDDSLDVTIPNPLTNVLEVSEGHCEIGSVTEPEMGGILNSTVGNFDWLHLISVYKHVLTFINNVKRKLKNKSGKYDHFEVFSNDEISLNAWQLMILQDQRQNFPDVFKYFGERNPKIRDMPNIVSQLNLFIEKKSGLLRVKSKFHKWRDGSYVFPILLAKNSKLTEEIIRNFHVKLAHSGIYATLSEARKQFWIPCSFSTVKKVLKKCXHCRRFNGRTIKLNQSPYREFRGSPPTIPYRYIFIDYFGPYWVYWMGKKSKVWILCITCLWSRAINLKVCVDLSVISFLRALQLHCFEFGVPELCLSDQGSQLTSGARTVENFLSDKDTQSYFRENNIKPLSFQQYYKGHSELGSLVESCVKMVKRLIEGSIRNMVLEYLDFDFAVQNIVHIVNRRPIAFKEYLRNYDGTEPVPSPITPEILVKGHELNSLNIIPHLHPLPRADDTWVPDISPISHVKDSHRKLRKARESIIEIYNKEFVVQLVNQATDKRSRYQPVNHKLLEVGDIVLIKEPLLKPTNFPMGIVKEIKLNSLGEVTGATVLKGKSREETKRHVSSLIPLLYKREYEAKFNDKAQSPCEDKLSKEDEVKERPKRRAAMIGKDKVKKLLDDSLA